The following proteins are encoded in a genomic region of Arachis ipaensis cultivar K30076 chromosome B02, Araip1.1, whole genome shotgun sequence:
- the LOC107627906 gene encoding basic 7S globulin 2-like, which produces NQLIIKINFTKSILCKLQFANCNPNIHLVVRDYDFDATLIDTLALPNADVSTKTHLISLPNYTFSCAHSSLLKGLPKEVTGLASLSRYNLSLPNQISSTLSVPNTFAVCFPGSSKSTGVAFFGSKGPYYAFFQNSKIDLSKSLIYTPLIVNPDGIGDTVISYSDDPPSYEYFVNLTSIRINGQNVPINVSLLNIDHENFLGIGGTKFSSNTPYTLLESSIYKAFTKLFIKEASSSRFNLTRTSSVKPFSVCYAARLVKVTSIGPDVPTVELELGGKKGVVWRIVGANSMVRVKNKKNNLDLWCLGFVDNGVNKKTSIVIGAKQLEENLMQFDIESNKLGFTSLLTSHSLKCSHFNVTDFAKNN; this is translated from the coding sequence AACCAACttattatcaaaatcaattttacaaaatcaattttatgcaaactccagtttgcaaactgtaatccaaacataCACTTAGTCGTTAGAGACTATGATTTTGATGCCACGCTTATTGACACGCTGGCACTTCCTAATGCTGACGTGTCAACTAAAACCCACCTTATTTCTCTTCCAAATTACACGTTTTCTTGTGCACACTCTTCTCTTCTTAAAGGCTTACCAAAAGAAGTAACCGGTTTAGCTTCATTGAGCCGTTACAATCTCTCTCTTCCGAATCAAATTAGTTCGACTCTCTCGGTTCCTAACACTTTTGCGGTTTGTTTTCCTGGTTCATCTAAATCAACCGGAGTTGCTTTCTTTGGATCCAAAGGACCCTACTACGCTTTTTTCCAAAATTCCAAAATTGACCTTTCGAAATCACTTATTTACACTCCACTCATTGTGAATCCAGACGGCATTGGCGATACTGTGATTTCTTATTCCGATGACCCACCTTCCTATGAGTATTTCGTTAACCTAACTTCCATTAGAATCAACGGTCAAAATGTCCCCATCAATGTTTCTCTATTGAATATTGATCATGAAAACTTTTTGGGTATTGGTGGCACCAAGTTTAGTAGTAACACTCCGTACACTCTTTTAGAAAGTTCTATCTACAAAGCATTTACGAAATTGTTCATAAAAGAGGCAAGTTCGTCTAGGTTTAACCTCACGAGAACTAGTTCAGTAAAACCTTTTAGCGTGTGCTATGCCGCGAGATTGGTCAAAGTGACAAGTATAGGTCCGGATGTGCCGACCGTTGAGCTTGAGTTGGGAGGGAAGAAGGGTGTGGTGTGGAGGATTGTGGGTGCAAACTCAATGGTGAGGGTtaagaataagaaaaataatttggatttGTGGTGTTTGGGTTTTGTTGATAATGGAGTGAATAAGAAGACATCCATTGTGATTGGTGCCAAGCAACTTGAAGAGAACCTTATGCAGTTTGATATTGAATCTAACAAATTAGGGTTCACCTCTTTGCTTACGTCTCACTCACTCAAATGTAGTCATTTTAATGTCACTGATTTTGCAAaaaataattag
- the LOC107627907 gene encoding basic 7S globulin, whose product MCSLHSLLRFSYFLIFFTLLSSNPTLQTTLISPVSKDKHTNLFTLSVYLKTPLRPTKLFLDLSFLFPWTVCNASTYNSSSYRYIDCGTDFCETLGFGGHACGNCIDTSLPDKNCIPVDNHMVCGSFPENPVTRDSYANDVLIDTLALPKADVSTQTQLFSLSNYTFSCAPSSIVKGLPKGVTGLASLGRSKLSIQAQITAAFSTPNSLAICFPGSSKNTGVAFFGSRGPYYAFSHSQKIDIAKFLLYTPLIENPVSLGDTEINYETPSNQYFIGLTSIRVNGKQVPINSSLLTINKENGFGGTKISSDVPYGVLESSIYKAFTKLFVKEASSSRFNLTTISTIVKPFSVCYSAERVMVANGGPLVPTVDLVLHRDDVVWKIGGSNSMVRVTDKKKKLDVWCLGFVDGGVNNKTSIVIGGKQLEENFVQFDLESNRFGFSSSLASRSLSCADFKVVDFAN is encoded by the coding sequence ATGTGTTCTCTACATTCTCTATTGAGGTTCAGCTACTTCCTCATATTCTTCACACTCCTTTCTTCCAATCCAACCTTGCAAACAACTCTAATCTCCCCAGTTTCAAAGGACAAACACACAAACCTCTTCACTCTCTCTGTGTACCTCAAAACCCCACTTCGCCCTACAAAGCTCTTCCTTGACCTCTCCTTCCTATTTCCATGGACAGTTTGCAATGCCTCCACCTACAACTCCTCCTCCTACCGCTACATCGATTGCGGCACCGATTTCTGCGAAACCCTTGGCTTCGGCGGCCACGCATGCGGTAATTGCATCGATACAAGCTTGCCGGATAAAAACTGCATACCAGTAGACAACCACATGGTATGCGGTTCTTTTCCGGAAAACCCAGTAACAAGAGACTCGTACGCAAATGATGTATTAATTGACACGCTGGCACTTCCTAAAGCTGACGTGTCAACTCAAACTCaactcttttctctctctaactATACCTTCTCTTGCGCTCCCTCGAGTATAGTCAAAGGTTTACCAAAAGGTGTTACCGGCTTAGCATCATTAGGCCGGTCCAAACTCTCGATTCAGGCCCAAATAACTGCGGCTTTTTCTACACCAAATTCTCTCGCGATTTGCTTTCCCGGTTCATCCAAAAATACCGGGGTTGCTTTTTTTGGATCGCGTGGGCCATACTATGCATTTTCTCATTCCCAAAAAATTGATATCGCAAAATTCCTTCTTTACACTCCCCTCATTGAGAATCCGGTCAGTTTAGGAGATACGGAAATTAACTACGAAACCCCATCTAATCAGTATTTCATTGGTTTGACTTCAATCAGAGTCAACGGAAAGCAAGTCCCGATCAATAGCTCTCTACTAACTATCAACAAAGAAAACGGTTTTGGTGGAACCAAGATTAGTAGTGATGTTCCATATGGTGTTCTAGAATCTTCCATTTACAAGGCCTTCACGAAGTTGTTTGTAAAGGAAGCAAGCTCTTCTAGATTTAACCTCACAACAATATCTACTATTGTAAAGCCGTTTAGTGTATGCTACTCTGCGGAAAGGGTCATGGTAGCAAACGGTGGTCCTCTGGTGCCTACCGTTGATCTTGTATTGCATAGGGATGATGTGGTTTGGAAGATTGGTGGGTCAAATTCAATGGTGAGAGTTACGGATAAGAAGAAAAAATTGGATGTGTGGTGTTTGGGTTTTGTGGATGGTGGAGTGAATAATAAAACTTCGATTGTGATTGGAGGGAAGCAACTTGAAGAGAATTTTGTGCAGTTTGATCTTGAGTCTAATAGATTTGGATTTAGCTCTTCACTTGCGTCTCGTTCTCTTTCATGTGCTGACTTTAAGGTCGTTGACTTTGCCAATTAG